One part of the Terrimicrobium sacchariphilum genome encodes these proteins:
- a CDS encoding glycoside hydrolase family 2 protein has protein sequence MKSSLLPSLLLSSLLLAGTVFATDSAGENTQSLDGKWDFTTDPAVAEKNTGSWDTLEVPGNWDTQPAYATHKGKGWYQREFTVPADWKGRPVRLVFDAVYHKATVTLNGQSLGSHTGGYTPFEFDVSDTLHYGAANTLQVCADNTYARGAWWPWGGISRSVHLVADSDARIVWQHIDAVPDLVTGSALLSIRYKLANTSDSPLSVSLSSTVAGTSIPPLTASATIPPKSETIVEASTTLPRADVRLWHFDHPNLYTLGSTLQVDDRILHSLRARFGIRKVEVTSDSLLLNGEKVRLTGFNRVSDSNTTGNTEPDALVKKDVDLMKRAGATMTRIMHSPQAPNLLDYLDEKGMLIIAEIPVWGWDDPQVVKDNPLTRQWLKEMIERDYNHPCIIGWSPGNEINNHFNYVASMSDYTRQNLDPHRLFGYVSNTANRSGYTPQNDPVTVSDIACINIYSRAGKDFAAAAESVRGKWPDKPVFFTEYGADQIGGKLSSKIPNLADIWKGIEKNPYVIGASLWTFNDYRSGYKGTPASGNREWGVVTVDREIKDAYWQIRKTYSPVRSLEVTGNTLTVTPRSSADIPSYTLRGYTIKWSLSDHAGKVTAEGTLDLPDLAPDSAAWTAPLPGAGAAAKVTITLISPTGYDVDDWTSPVPPAQN, from the coding sequence ATGAAGTCATCCCTCCTGCCAAGTCTCCTTCTTTCGTCGCTCCTCCTGGCGGGCACCGTATTTGCCACAGACAGCGCGGGAGAAAACACCCAGTCCCTCGATGGAAAATGGGACTTCACCACTGATCCGGCCGTCGCGGAAAAGAACACCGGCTCATGGGATACTCTCGAGGTACCAGGGAACTGGGATACACAGCCCGCCTATGCCACTCACAAGGGGAAAGGCTGGTATCAGCGCGAATTCACCGTACCGGCCGATTGGAAAGGCCGTCCGGTGCGCCTTGTCTTCGACGCGGTCTATCATAAGGCCACGGTCACCCTGAACGGACAATCCCTGGGCAGCCACACAGGCGGGTATACTCCCTTTGAATTCGATGTCTCTGACACACTCCACTACGGAGCCGCCAATACACTCCAGGTTTGTGCCGACAACACCTACGCCCGCGGAGCCTGGTGGCCGTGGGGCGGCATCAGCCGGAGCGTTCATCTGGTGGCAGACTCCGATGCCCGCATCGTCTGGCAGCATATCGACGCGGTGCCGGATCTGGTCACGGGATCAGCTTTGCTTTCCATCCGGTACAAGCTTGCCAATACCAGCGATAGTCCGCTCTCCGTAAGCCTCTCCTCGACCGTCGCCGGGACCTCGATCCCGCCGCTGACAGCTTCAGCGACCATCCCGCCCAAGAGTGAAACCATCGTCGAGGCAAGCACAACCCTGCCCAGGGCGGACGTGCGGCTCTGGCACTTCGATCATCCCAACCTCTACACCTTGGGATCCACGCTGCAGGTCGACGACCGCATCCTCCACTCTCTCCGCGCCCGTTTTGGCATCCGCAAAGTCGAAGTCACCAGCGATAGTCTCCTTCTGAATGGGGAAAAAGTCCGGCTCACAGGATTTAACCGCGTCAGCGACAGCAACACGACCGGCAACACCGAGCCGGATGCCCTCGTGAAAAAGGATGTCGACCTGATGAAGCGCGCGGGCGCGACGATGACTCGCATCATGCACTCTCCGCAGGCTCCCAACCTCCTCGATTACCTGGATGAGAAAGGCATGCTGATCATCGCCGAGATCCCGGTGTGGGGGTGGGATGATCCCCAGGTCGTCAAAGACAACCCGCTCACCCGTCAATGGCTCAAGGAAATGATCGAGAGGGACTACAACCACCCTTGCATCATCGGCTGGAGTCCCGGCAACGAAATCAACAATCACTTCAACTACGTGGCCTCCATGAGCGACTATACCCGCCAAAACCTCGACCCTCATCGGCTCTTTGGCTACGTCAGCAACACGGCAAACCGCTCGGGATATACCCCGCAAAATGACCCGGTGACAGTCAGCGACATCGCCTGCATCAATATTTACAGCCGCGCCGGGAAGGATTTTGCAGCGGCAGCGGAATCCGTTCGCGGCAAATGGCCGGATAAACCGGTCTTTTTCACGGAGTACGGCGCGGACCAGATCGGAGGCAAGCTGAGTTCAAAGATTCCCAACCTCGCCGATATCTGGAAAGGCATCGAAAAAAATCCCTACGTCATTGGCGCCTCGCTCTGGACGTTCAACGACTATCGCAGCGGGTACAAAGGCACCCCGGCTTCCGGAAACCGCGAATGGGGCGTCGTCACAGTCGACCGGGAGATCAAGGATGCCTACTGGCAGATCCGCAAGACCTACAGCCCCGTCCGCTCCCTCGAGGTCACCGGCAACACCCTTACCGTCACCCCGCGCTCCAGCGCCGATATCCCCAGCTACACTCTGCGAGGTTACACCATCAAGTGGTCACTCTCGGATCACGCCGGAAAGGTCACCGCGGAAGGCACACTGGACCTGCCCGACCTCGCTCCCGACTCCGCGGCATGGACTGCTCCTCTCCCCGGCGCGGGGGCGGCTGCAAAGGTCACCATCACCTTGATCAGCCCGACCGGCTACGATGTCGATGACTGGACATCGCCCGTCCCTCCCGCCCAGAACTAA
- a CDS encoding alpha-L-fucosidase: MTFQPTHGLILACLLGVASRGGATSPIPSDLTPAIIVDTSKERVAEGKFQPSWESLHQYEIPGWFRDAKFGIWAHWGPQCQPEAGDWYGRNMYMEGNGQYSSHLNLYGHPSKSGFKDVIHEWKAEHWNPSDLVARFQRAGAQYVMTMANHHDNLDLWDSQYQPWNSVKVGPRQDIIAGWAAAARKAGIPFGVSVHAAHAWTWYESAQGADTKGPLAGIPYDGNLTKDDGKGLWWDGLDPQDLYAQNHPPSTSSGYKEGQWDWGGGVTPPDQAYCDKFYNRTMDLINRVQPDLIYFDDTALPLWPVSDAGLKIAAHYYNQNMKAHNGRLTAVMFGKVLTEDQKGAMVLDIERGAARDIQPLAWQSDTCLGDWHYNRSYFNGGMYRSATNVIRMLVDIVSKNGNLLLSVPVRGDGTIDEKEQAILDKVGQWMDVNKESIIGTRPWSVFAEEIVSDSPDEKAKSDGNLTGYRFATKGNTLYVTVFGATESIMKISALGSQSSHLDQAITAVEQLGHGPVRWQQTSAHLEITPSLPVASDAATVFKVTLRSAVSL; the protein is encoded by the coding sequence ATGACTTTCCAGCCCACCCACGGCCTCATCCTGGCCTGCCTCCTCGGCGTGGCATCCCGAGGAGGAGCCACTTCCCCCATTCCTTCGGACCTCACTCCCGCCATCATTGTGGACACGAGCAAGGAACGCGTGGCCGAGGGAAAATTCCAGCCCTCCTGGGAGTCCCTGCACCAGTACGAGATACCCGGATGGTTTCGCGATGCGAAGTTTGGGATCTGGGCACACTGGGGACCGCAATGTCAGCCCGAGGCAGGAGACTGGTACGGTCGCAACATGTACATGGAGGGAAATGGCCAGTACTCCTCGCATCTCAATCTCTACGGACATCCGTCAAAGTCCGGCTTCAAGGATGTCATCCACGAATGGAAGGCCGAGCATTGGAATCCCTCCGACCTGGTAGCCCGGTTTCAGCGCGCCGGAGCTCAGTACGTCATGACCATGGCCAATCATCATGACAACCTCGACCTTTGGGATAGCCAATACCAGCCATGGAACTCGGTGAAAGTCGGGCCGCGCCAGGACATCATTGCCGGCTGGGCCGCCGCAGCGCGCAAAGCCGGGATCCCCTTCGGAGTGAGCGTGCATGCCGCCCATGCCTGGACCTGGTACGAATCCGCCCAAGGAGCTGATACGAAGGGACCTCTGGCAGGCATCCCCTACGATGGCAACCTCACCAAGGACGATGGAAAGGGCCTTTGGTGGGACGGCCTCGACCCGCAGGATCTGTACGCACAAAATCATCCCCCCAGCACCTCCTCCGGCTACAAAGAGGGGCAGTGGGACTGGGGCGGAGGGGTCACGCCGCCCGACCAGGCATATTGTGATAAGTTCTACAACCGCACCATGGACCTCATCAACCGGGTCCAGCCTGACCTGATCTACTTTGATGACACCGCACTGCCGCTCTGGCCCGTAAGCGACGCCGGACTCAAGATCGCCGCACATTATTACAACCAGAACATGAAGGCCCACAATGGGCGACTGACGGCGGTCATGTTTGGGAAAGTACTTACTGAAGACCAAAAGGGCGCCATGGTCCTGGACATCGAGCGCGGCGCGGCAAGGGACATCCAGCCACTCGCCTGGCAGTCGGATACCTGCCTGGGTGACTGGCACTACAACCGCAGCTACTTCAACGGCGGCATGTATCGCTCTGCCACGAACGTCATCCGGATGCTCGTCGACATCGTCAGCAAAAACGGCAACCTCCTCCTCAGCGTGCCCGTACGGGGTGATGGCACCATCGACGAAAAGGAACAGGCGATCCTGGACAAAGTCGGCCAGTGGATGGATGTGAACAAGGAAAGCATCATCGGGACTCGCCCCTGGTCAGTCTTTGCAGAGGAAATCGTGTCAGACTCTCCGGATGAAAAGGCAAAATCGGATGGCAATCTCACCGGCTATCGATTCGCCACCAAGGGAAACACTCTTTATGTCACCGTATTCGGCGCGACTGAATCCATCATGAAGATCAGCGCCCTCGGTTCACAGTCTTCCCATCTCGATCAGGCGATCACAGCAGTGGAGCAACTGGGCCACGGTCCGGTACGCTGGCAACAGACCTCCGCTCACCTCGAGATCACCCCTTCGCTGCCGGTCGCAAGCGATGCTGCCACCGTTTTTAAAGTGACGCTTAGGTCCGCCGTTTCATTGTAA
- a CDS encoding glycoside hydrolase family 2 protein, whose protein sequence is MTPVRFASLLLSSLLFCTPLPAKERKGEQVESLNGKWDFTTDSQVATSASGTWDKMEVPGNWDTTPQYSTYRGTAWYRREFTVPAEWKGKRVRLKFDSVYHIAEVTLNGQVLGKHVGGYTPFAFDVTDTVRYGGSNTLLVSADNSYKRGAWWAWGGISRAVSLIANNDARIVWQHITADPNLATGAAPIVIQYKVANSSDKPLAVELVSQITGVSIAPLSVKGIVPAKGETILEARAVLPKKDVRLWHFDHPNLYACETTLSTGTTVLNSASDRFGIRKVEVTKDGLFLNGEQIRAGGYNRVSDSNKTGSTEPDSLVKGDVDLMKKSGAVIARLMHVPLAPNLLDYLDEKGMLIFGEIPVWGDNDPQKVKDNPRTRQWLKEMIERDYNHPCIIGWSPGNELTWHMDYIASMKDYILKELDPHRLVSYASFTASRKEYNPTNDPVSVVDLAMLNTYSGNPASFAGAAAALRSKWPDKALFFSEYGDGQIGGGLDARIKNIDGIWAAIAKNPWVIGGALWTFNDYRSDYKGTPASGNREWGVVTVDRELKAAYWQMRRLYSPVHSIRADNGVLTIVPRKRSEIPSYTLRGYTVQWKLLDAAGQTASQGSLPVPDLAPDTPAWTTPIPGAKNAASLSVTLVTPTGYDVADWNSAETKQP, encoded by the coding sequence ATGACACCCGTACGATTCGCCTCCCTCCTGCTTTCCTCACTCCTCTTCTGCACCCCCCTTCCCGCGAAGGAGCGGAAGGGAGAACAAGTCGAGTCTCTGAACGGAAAATGGGATTTCACCACGGACAGCCAGGTAGCCACGAGCGCCTCTGGCACGTGGGACAAAATGGAGGTGCCAGGGAACTGGGATACCACCCCGCAGTACTCCACCTATCGCGGCACCGCCTGGTACCGGCGGGAGTTCACCGTCCCAGCCGAATGGAAGGGCAAACGCGTGCGACTGAAATTTGACTCCGTCTACCACATCGCCGAGGTCACCCTGAACGGCCAGGTGCTGGGCAAGCACGTCGGCGGGTATACGCCGTTCGCCTTTGACGTGACCGACACGGTCCGCTACGGCGGGTCAAATACCCTGCTCGTCAGCGCCGACAACTCCTACAAACGCGGAGCCTGGTGGGCCTGGGGCGGCATCAGCCGTGCTGTGTCGCTCATCGCCAACAACGATGCCCGTATCGTCTGGCAACATATCACAGCCGATCCCAATCTCGCCACGGGCGCAGCCCCGATCGTAATCCAGTACAAGGTCGCAAACTCGAGCGACAAACCACTCGCCGTCGAGTTGGTCTCCCAGATCACCGGCGTATCCATCGCTCCACTCTCCGTCAAAGGCATCGTCCCGGCCAAGGGCGAGACCATCCTCGAAGCACGCGCCGTATTGCCAAAGAAGGACGTGCGGCTCTGGCACTTTGACCATCCCAACCTCTACGCCTGCGAGACGACATTGAGCACCGGGACGACCGTGTTGAATTCCGCCTCGGATCGCTTCGGCATTCGCAAGGTCGAGGTGACCAAGGACGGACTCTTTCTGAACGGCGAGCAGATCCGCGCCGGCGGCTACAATCGCGTCAGCGACAGCAACAAGACCGGAAGCACGGAGCCGGATTCCCTGGTCAAGGGCGACGTCGATTTGATGAAAAAATCAGGAGCCGTGATAGCCCGACTGATGCACGTACCCCTCGCGCCCAACCTGCTCGATTACCTGGATGAAAAGGGCATGTTGATCTTTGGCGAGATCCCGGTGTGGGGAGACAACGATCCCCAAAAGGTCAAAGACAACCCTCGCACCAGGCAGTGGCTGAAGGAAATGATCGAGCGCGATTACAATCACCCATGTATCATCGGATGGAGTCCCGGCAACGAGCTCACCTGGCATATGGACTACATCGCCTCGATGAAGGACTACATCCTTAAGGAACTCGATCCCCACCGTCTCGTCTCCTATGCCAGCTTCACTGCTTCTCGCAAGGAGTACAATCCCACGAATGATCCCGTCTCCGTGGTGGACCTGGCCATGCTGAATACCTATAGCGGCAACCCGGCAAGCTTCGCCGGCGCCGCCGCGGCACTGCGCTCGAAATGGCCCGACAAAGCGCTTTTTTTCTCCGAGTACGGCGACGGCCAGATCGGAGGAGGCTTGGATGCCCGGATCAAGAACATCGATGGCATCTGGGCGGCCATCGCCAAAAACCCGTGGGTCATCGGGGGCGCTCTCTGGACCTTCAACGACTACCGCAGTGACTATAAAGGCACGCCCGCCTCAGGCAACCGGGAGTGGGGCGTCGTGACTGTGGACCGCGAACTCAAGGCCGCCTACTGGCAGATGCGCAGGCTCTACAGCCCGGTTCATTCCATCCGCGCAGACAATGGAGTCCTCACCATCGTTCCCCGGAAACGCTCCGAAATACCCAGCTACACTCTGCGCGGCTATACGGTGCAATGGAAACTGTTGGATGCGGCAGGACAGACGGCCTCACAGGGTTCCCTCCCCGTGCCCGATCTCGCTCCCGACACCCCAGCCTGGACCACTCCGATCCCCGGCGCAAAAAACGCTGCATCCCTCTCAGTCACCCTGGTCACGCCGACCGGATACGACGTCGCAGACTGGAACAGCGCCGAAACCAAACAACCCTAG
- a CDS encoding choice-of-anchor R domain-containing protein: MHKRSLTCLALVGLAFISIHSTAKAAVIFSTYNNNDSGTASPIHNTSGKGLAFNMPSPLQPGDTTSYTLDSISLRLSGSILSSQIVLSLYTNDGSNTPGTLISSFTPTSAFTLTSTAASYTFTTSSAVTLTAGTTYWVTMYSTSSNTSGLSWKTSSPQPSLYSTVGVSLFGTIFGTTTNPANWTNTSSTVYNSLTVNATAVPEPGIAALSMLGILGLVGLRRLRSRA; this comes from the coding sequence ATGCACAAGCGCTCCCTCACCTGTCTCGCCTTGGTCGGCCTTGCTTTTATATCGATACATTCAACAGCAAAAGCTGCTGTAATATTTAGCACTTACAACAACAACGACTCCGGCACTGCCTCGCCCATCCACAACACCTCGGGTAAGGGTCTGGCCTTCAACATGCCATCGCCCCTCCAGCCCGGCGACACGACTTCCTACACCCTCGATAGCATAAGCCTGCGTCTCTCGGGTTCGATTCTGAGTTCGCAGATTGTCCTGTCGCTTTACACAAACGACGGATCCAACACTCCCGGAACGTTAATCTCCTCGTTCACTCCCACTTCCGCGTTCACTCTCACCAGCACGGCGGCGAGCTATACCTTTACCACCTCCAGCGCCGTGACGCTCACAGCGGGCACGACCTACTGGGTGACCATGTACTCAACAAGCAGCAATACCTCCGGACTCTCATGGAAGACCTCCAGCCCTCAGCCGTCTCTGTATAGCACCGTGGGGGTTTCGCTCTTCGGCACAATCTTCGGAACCACCACGAACCCGGCAAATTGGACGAATACCAGCAGCACTGTTTACAACAGTCTCACCGTCAATGCCACGGCCGTCCCGGAACCCGGCATCGCAGCCCTGTCGATGCTCGGAATACTTGGTCTCGTCGGCCTGCGGCGCCTCCGTTCACGAGCCTAG
- a CDS encoding MFS transporter, whose translation MKKIPYLRWWIAVALFLAAVLNYIDRSVLGMLAPTIQKDLDISDQGYATVVNWFLVAYTFAYLFSGRLVDKLGERVSLALFVGWWSISNALTGFAQSVTSLSIFRCMLGLGEAGGFTASPKAVSEWFPPAERGMAIGLYSLGGAAGATIAPILVAVVATHFGWRWVFAVTPLLALPWIVLWLWLYRRPAEHPRITEEEKALITSTISPDPKPAANAPKSSIWGEVLREPFVWRLMLARMLTDPVWYFIQFWFAKYLHDVRGLDQKGVAILWVVFLAADAGFLLGGFFSGRLIRRNVAAPASRVWLMLVSACLMPLIFLIPQVSSLGLVLTIAAVAAYAHTSWLSNLTSLAVDISSKRFLATAFGVIACGSTLGGIMMNQVVAWLVGHRSYNDCFYIMAFLHPLAFLLVFQLRKRLPA comes from the coding sequence GTGAAAAAAATCCCATACCTGAGATGGTGGATCGCCGTGGCGCTGTTCCTGGCCGCGGTGTTGAATTACATCGACCGCAGCGTGCTCGGGATGCTCGCGCCGACGATTCAGAAAGATCTCGATATCTCGGACCAGGGCTATGCCACGGTGGTGAACTGGTTTCTCGTCGCGTACACCTTTGCCTACCTTTTCTCGGGGCGGCTGGTCGACAAACTTGGTGAGCGGGTCAGCCTCGCACTCTTCGTCGGCTGGTGGTCGATCTCCAATGCCCTCACCGGTTTCGCCCAATCCGTCACCTCGCTATCCATCTTTCGCTGCATGCTCGGGCTTGGTGAAGCCGGCGGCTTCACCGCCTCACCCAAGGCTGTCTCGGAGTGGTTCCCTCCTGCAGAACGCGGCATGGCCATCGGACTTTACAGCCTGGGTGGCGCGGCGGGCGCGACCATCGCGCCAATCCTCGTGGCCGTCGTGGCCACACACTTCGGGTGGCGCTGGGTGTTTGCCGTCACACCTCTCCTGGCTTTGCCCTGGATCGTGCTCTGGCTGTGGCTCTACCGGCGCCCAGCGGAACACCCCCGCATCACGGAGGAGGAGAAGGCGCTCATTACCTCGACGATATCTCCCGATCCCAAGCCAGCGGCGAATGCGCCCAAGTCCTCCATCTGGGGCGAGGTCCTGCGCGAGCCTTTCGTCTGGCGCCTCATGCTTGCCCGCATGCTTACAGACCCGGTCTGGTACTTCATCCAGTTCTGGTTTGCCAAGTATCTCCATGACGTGCGCGGCCTTGACCAGAAAGGCGTCGCCATTCTCTGGGTGGTCTTCCTTGCGGCCGACGCCGGGTTCCTCCTGGGCGGTTTTTTCTCCGGCCGGCTCATTCGCCGCAATGTCGCAGCTCCCGCCTCCCGAGTGTGGCTCATGCTGGTGAGCGCCTGTCTGATGCCGCTGATTTTTCTGATCCCGCAGGTATCCTCGCTCGGCCTGGTGCTGACCATCGCCGCGGTCGCGGCCTATGCTCACACCTCCTGGCTGAGCAATCTCACCTCCCTGGCGGTCGACATTTCGTCCAAGCGCTTCCTCGCCACGGCCTTTGGCGTCATCGCCTGCGGCAGCACGCTGGGCGGTATCATGATGAACCAGGTCGTCGCATGGCTGGTCGGGCATCGTTCCTACAACGACTGCTTTTACATCATGGCTTTCCTACATCCGCTGGCCTTCCTCCTCGTCTTCCAACTACGCAAGCGTCTCCCGGCCTGA
- a CDS encoding alpha-L-rhamnosidase-related protein has translation MSITRSVSFSLSVSRFDWSPCRQPLLLLLVLLFASGGGAIGVKAEDSIFGAARWITIQGAEEPERKVSRWDAYRTEFDLPAQPSHALARIAVDSKYWLWVNGELVVFEGGLKRGPTPTGGYYDEIDLAPWLRQGENTIAVLTWYWTRNGFSHKVSGQPGLLFSMKADGMDVVSGGGWKGVLHPGYCEVGGDKPNYRLSESNVGFDRRNDMPGWTAPGYDDAGWPFVTVMGAPGSAPWNDLHPRPIPFWKDSGLKDYVNASDLPKVSEGKPIVAKLPYNAQVTPYLEIVAPQGNRISMRTDNVRVGGEPCVRAEYVTGEGKQSYESLGWMNGHEVIYDIPAGVEIVGLKYRETGYDTEFTGAFRSDDAFANTLWEKARRTLYVNMRDTYMDCPDRERAQWWGDVVIDIGETFYALSPTADRLTRKAILQLMAWQRPDKVLYSPIPGTWTRELPQQGLASVGHYGLWTYYLYTGDRETVVGAYPRVKDYLALWKLDQDGLVVHRGGDWDWGDWGDNVDMRVLDQAWYCLALQAAASLARLAGQDDEAEDFEKRRAALVDATNRICWTGDAYRGPGYGYDTDDRANALCVVAGIAGPERFPAIKKVLAEKFHASPYMEKYVLESLLLMDDPDAAMARMKKRYAPLVENHLTTLPELWAFDSGLKSTVNHAWSGGPLTLLSQYYAGLAPTSAAWKSFRVQPQMGPLSEIEAAVDTVSGKIIASMRRDARTFSLNLVVPAATRASVGLPGDPGKTRKVEINGRVAWDGKASVAGEKGVTCDGVVDGRLRFQVPEGTWDFHATLE, from the coding sequence ATGTCCATAACCCGCTCCGTGTCTTTTTCCCTGAGTGTCAGCCGCTTTGACTGGAGTCCATGCAGACAACCGTTGCTGCTTCTTCTGGTTCTCTTGTTTGCGTCCGGAGGTGGTGCGATCGGAGTGAAGGCAGAGGACAGCATCTTTGGCGCAGCCAGATGGATCACGATCCAGGGCGCGGAGGAACCCGAGAGAAAGGTTTCGAGATGGGATGCCTATCGGACGGAGTTTGACCTTCCGGCCCAGCCCTCCCATGCGCTGGCCCGTATAGCGGTGGATTCCAAATACTGGCTTTGGGTGAATGGTGAGCTTGTCGTGTTCGAGGGAGGACTCAAGCGGGGACCGACTCCCACGGGTGGTTACTATGACGAGATCGATCTTGCTCCCTGGTTGCGGCAGGGAGAAAACACGATTGCCGTGCTGACGTGGTACTGGACCAGAAATGGCTTCAGCCACAAGGTGAGCGGTCAGCCCGGGCTGCTTTTTTCCATGAAGGCAGATGGCATGGATGTGGTCTCGGGAGGGGGATGGAAGGGGGTACTGCATCCGGGGTATTGCGAGGTGGGGGGTGATAAGCCAAATTACCGCCTTTCGGAAAGTAATGTCGGCTTTGATCGGCGGAACGATATGCCGGGCTGGACGGCTCCGGGCTATGACGATGCGGGATGGCCGTTTGTGACCGTGATGGGTGCTCCTGGCAGCGCACCGTGGAATGATCTGCATCCCCGCCCGATCCCGTTTTGGAAGGATTCCGGCTTGAAGGATTACGTCAATGCCTCCGACCTGCCAAAGGTATCTGAAGGCAAACCAATCGTCGCGAAGCTTCCCTATAACGCCCAGGTTACCCCGTATCTTGAGATTGTCGCTCCCCAAGGCAATCGCATCTCGATGCGTACGGATAACGTACGGGTCGGTGGAGAACCTTGCGTGCGCGCGGAGTACGTAACCGGTGAAGGAAAGCAGAGTTACGAATCCCTTGGCTGGATGAATGGGCATGAGGTGATCTACGACATCCCGGCAGGCGTCGAGATCGTCGGGCTCAAGTATCGGGAGACCGGGTATGACACGGAGTTCACCGGAGCCTTTCGCTCGGACGATGCTTTTGCCAACACGCTTTGGGAAAAGGCGCGGCGTACATTGTATGTCAATATGCGGGATACCTACATGGATTGCCCTGATCGCGAGCGGGCACAATGGTGGGGAGACGTCGTAATCGACATCGGGGAGACCTTTTATGCCCTGTCACCCACAGCGGATCGCCTTACGCGCAAAGCGATCCTCCAGCTTATGGCCTGGCAGCGGCCTGACAAGGTGCTGTACTCGCCCATCCCAGGGACCTGGACCAGGGAACTGCCGCAGCAGGGACTCGCCAGCGTCGGGCACTATGGGCTGTGGACCTACTATCTTTACACCGGTGACCGGGAGACCGTCGTGGGAGCCTACCCCAGGGTGAAAGACTACCTTGCTCTATGGAAGCTCGATCAGGATGGGCTGGTGGTTCATCGCGGGGGCGACTGGGACTGGGGTGACTGGGGAGATAACGTCGACATGAGAGTGCTGGACCAGGCGTGGTATTGCCTTGCTCTCCAGGCGGCGGCGAGCCTTGCCCGGCTTGCGGGACAGGATGATGAAGCCGAGGACTTTGAGAAGCGCCGGGCGGCCCTGGTCGATGCCACGAATCGCATTTGCTGGACGGGAGACGCCTACCGCGGTCCCGGCTACGGGTACGATACGGATGACCGGGCCAATGCCTTGTGCGTTGTGGCGGGCATTGCCGGGCCGGAAAGGTTTCCCGCAATAAAGAAGGTGCTGGCAGAGAAATTCCACGCGAGCCCGTACATGGAGAAGTATGTGCTCGAGTCGCTCCTGCTGATGGATGATCCCGATGCAGCGATGGCGCGCATGAAGAAGCGGTATGCTCCCCTGGTAGAGAATCATCTGACGACCCTGCCCGAGCTGTGGGCCTTCGATTCCGGGCTGAAGAGCACGGTCAACCATGCGTGGTCTGGCGGTCCGCTGACGCTTTTATCGCAGTATTACGCCGGTCTGGCTCCGACCTCGGCTGCATGGAAAAGCTTTCGCGTGCAGCCGCAGATGGGGCCTCTGAGCGAGATCGAGGCTGCGGTGGATACCGTGTCGGGTAAAATCATCGCCTCCATGCGGCGCGACGCCAGGACCTTCTCGCTCAATCTCGTGGTGCCAGCGGCCACCCGGGCGTCGGTCGGCCTGCCCGGTGATCCAGGCAAGACCCGCAAGGTGGAGATCAATGGGCGTGTGGCCTGGGATGGCAAAGCTTCAGTGGCTGGCGAAAAGGGTGTAACATGCGACGGGGTGGTCGACGGTCGCCTGCGCTTTCAGGTCCCGGAGGGAACCTGGGATTTCCACGCCACCTTGGAGTGA